Within Flagellimonas maritima, the genomic segment GGTGTTGCCAATGAGATAAATCAGGCCCATATAAATATTACCATTTCTAAAAAAGGAGAAGATTTGCTTTTTAAAGTTGAAAACAGCAAGCCCGCGGTATCCGAAAAATTGGAAAATAAAGAATCAATTGGACTTCAAAACATAAAAAAGCAATTAGAGCTTTTATACCCTAAGGCTTACGACCTTATTATAGAAAATGGGAAAAGTACATTTTCCGCCAATCTTAAACTAGCCATGGCATGAGTTACCAATGTGTAATTATAGATGATGAACCATTGGCAAGGGAGTTACTTGAAGGCTACCTCGAGAAGATTCCGGATTTTGAACTCGTGGCTTCTTGCCCAAGTGCTATCGATGCAAGTACTATTTTAAGCAAAAACAAGGTTGACCTCTTATTCCTAGATATTGAAATGCCAGTATTAAAGGGCACAGATTTCTTTAAAAATTTGGTTCATAAACCCGAGGTAATTTTCACCACGGCTTATAGAGATTATGCGGTCGACGGTTTTGAACTGAACGCGCTAGATTACTTATTGAAGCCGATTTTCTTTGAACGCTTTTTTCAGGCAATTCAGAAATTTTTAAAACAGGTAGAAAAGACTGAAGTAAGTAACTCAAATAATACTACCTCCAATGCAAGTGACTACCTCTTTGTAAACAAGGCCAAAAAACAGATTAAGGTTGTTTTTGATACTATTTTGTATGCCGAGAGTCTTAAGGATTATATTAAAATACACTTTCAAGAAGAAGATCCATTAACCGTAAAAGAAAGTATCTCTGCTTTTGAAAAGCGATTGGATAATCGGTTTATTCGTTTGCACCGTTCCTATATTGTGAACAGCGAAAAAATTACCGCCTACACCAAAAATGATGTTGAAATCGGAAGGATGGAAATCCCGATTGGAAACAATTACAAAGACAATCTACTCCCCTTTTTAAAATCGATTTAATCTCAAGATCACACTTGATTTTTTCTCAGGTGAACGTGATTTTGTATTCATGCTAGACATGTACATATTTGGTCGAAAATCGCTGAAACACCCTTAAAACAAGAACGTATACCGTATGCGCACCCATCTCAACCTATTTTCTTTTGTCAGCTAATGAGCTCATTTTACATTAGCCACATGAATTTAAAAATTAAAATTTTCAGTATGAAACAAACAAAATTAGTTCTTGTATTTACCGTAATTTTTCTTGGTGGATTGTTGGTAAACGCACAATCAAAAACCAAAAAATGGGATTTTAAAAAGGGAGAGGTCTTGGATATTCTGCTTTTTAATGGAAAACCTGAATTACCTAAGCTTTTCCCAAGGTATAAGGAAACCGCTTTTGCTTTTGCACTTGAAAAAGGATATCAACCGCAACCATTGCTCGCAGTTGCAGAAACTACGCAAGGAGGATATCAACCAGATACTTATGTAATTGGAAAATGGACGAATTTGGCTGGTAGAAAAGCATTTGTTAATGAAGTAGTAAATAGAGTTCCAGATTTTCACCAGCAAAGAAGAGGAATGTGGTCTTCTTTCAACTTGGCATATTATGAAGTAACAAAAGACATTTCATTTGAGGCTAATCCTGATAAGATATTAGTCGCTACATCTTACTGGAAGGACGATACTAACACTTTTATGAACTTTAAAAAAGAATGGCTTAAAACAGCTAAGAATAACGGAGGAAAAGTACTGTTGGAATTAAATGACCCAATGTCTACAGTTGGTTACATGTACAAACCAGATTTTATAGTATTAACGGAGTGGAATGATAGAGCGGCCTTTGATGCTTTTTCTAAAGAAAGCATGAAAATGGGCGAAAAGGGAATCCAGAACGTGAACCAATTTATAATCAAATAAGCAATAAAGCTGGCAAGTTAACTATGCTTGCCAGCTCATTTTAAAATATGCAAACACTTTTAAATCAGTTGGTCTATTTTGGCTTTTTTCAAAGCCTATTCTTGTTAGGTGTGTATCTGTTTTCCGCTAAGAATCGTAAAAACGTGAATGGATACATCGCTTTTTTAATTTTTGTGCTATTTATCGGATTAAGTGGCCGTGTGTTGCACATGTCTAAAGTATTTGGAGATAATTTTCGTTTAATTGCCATCTCTGAATTTGCTATTCTTCTTTTTGGAGCAACCGTTTTTCTTTTTACCAAATCATCTCTAACCAATCAACGTTTTATTGCAAGGGATTTAGTCCATTATATTCCGGCTATTGGCTACATTTTATTTGTGGTCTTTTACTTTATGATACCTTCGGATGAAGTGATTGTTGCCAGAATACAACGAGGAGAATTATACGCCGTAGTTAATGTTTTAGTAGGGATTGGGCTTACGTTTAATTGTACCTATTGGTTTTTAAGTTTAAGACAGTTTTTAAAATTTAGGAACAGCCTTAAAAATGAACTTAGTTATACGATAAAAACACAATTCTTTTTGAATTTTTTGATTGCTATAGGGGCTTGTCTTTTGGTTTGGATAAGTATGTATTTCATCAGTCTTTTTGGGCTGGAAACCATAGAAAGAGAGGCGCGAAAATTCATTTGGTTAGGAATCGCTTTTATCATTCTTTTCATTGCATATTATGGAATGATAGCACCAGATTTATTCCGAATACAATCGTTAAACCTTTCTCAAAAATATAGTCAGTCAAAATTGAGTCATAAGGACTTAGATATATTGAAGACACAGCTGGAGCAGATGATGACTGCCAAAAAACCCTATTTGAACACCAAGTTGATGAAGGCCGAACTTGCATCTATGTTAGGAATAAGCAACCCAGAATTGGCACGTCTTTTAAACGAACGTATTGGTATGAATTTCTTTGATTTTGTGAACTATTATCGGATTAAGGAGTTTATAGTACTGGCTAAAACGGATAAGGCAAAAGAACTTACTTTTTTTGGTTTGGCACAAGAGGCCGGGTTTAATTCAAAAACAACATTCAACAAGGCGTTTAGGAGTTTAATGGGCACTTCTCCTTCTGCCTATTTCAATGAAAAACTATAATCTTTGTATTATAAAATGCCCTATTTACAAAGCTTATTAGAAGTCGTGCAGAATCTATTCAATACGGTTTCATTTTCCGTATTTTTTAATAGTCTCGTGAAGTTGACTTTTATGAAACTCTATTAGAATCAATTGCGGGGCTATTTTTATACTGCAATTTTCATTTCCAATTCAGGAATCATGTTTGCCGCTGCTTTTATTTTTTCATCAATGATTTTGGTATGGATTTCTCTGGTGCGAATTTTACGGTGCCCGAGGTGTTTTGAAATGATATAAATATCTACTCCGTTTAAAAAGGATATTTTCAATGCACTTTGGCAAAGCCTGTCATTCGGAATGCGTAAGATATTCACTTACCGATTTCACCATATCATGCTGGATTAAACTTTTATTATAGGCTTCACAAAGAGCAGCCCCAAATGTATTGGAATAGAGTTGCTAAAAGTCGGAATAGGGGGTAAGTGAGAAATTAAACGAAAATAATTTTTATAACTATTTGATTTTCAATAAAATGAAACCAAATGAGACAAAATAAACTAGCGGTTACTTCCCGATGCAGTAACTAACTAACCCTTGTGGCATCGGGTCTCGGAAGGGAAAGGTGTACCCGAGGTGTACTTATTTTTTAATGTTTTCCTGCAACTATTCGAAAATATTCCCGCGCAAAACTTTAACATTTTAAAGGTATAAAAATTGTGCGATTTTGAGCTAAAAATACCCCTTATTTGAAATTGTAAATTTTGAATTTGATGGATTGGTCAATGTTGGAAATTGTAAATTCAAATCAATTATTGCAGAATAATATCGCCATCAATGTTCAATTCTTTATGAATTATTTTGGCTTGCTTAAAAGTTATTTCGCTTTCGCTTTTCAAATACCCACTTATTTTAGATTCGCTTGTGTTTAAAAGAGCGGCTAAATCTTTTCTTTTCAGGTTCATTTCCAGCATTCGCAACTCGATTACTTCTCGCAAACTGGGTAAGCCGATAGGGTAGTGGACTTCTTCATATCGTTCAACGATATTGCTGACTTCTATAAACTCTTTGGATAATGGGTTTTCCAATGGAGTGCTATCATCTACAACTTTTATCAATTCCTCTAAGCGAAGACAGGCTTTGACGTATTCTTTATGTGATACTGTAGTCATAGAAGATTAAGATTTTTTCTTGGAAGCAATAATATCTTTTATGGTCCTACTGCTAATAGGGCCTTCCCAACCTTTTCTGATTTCTTCTCTTAAATCTTTGATTATTGTTTCACGGTAAATGCGGTGTAAATTGATAGCATCCCTTACCACTTCACTATTATTTTGATATTCGCCAGACTTAACTAGTTTGGTTATATAATCCTGTTGTCTTTTATTAATAGTGATATTCATTGCTATAGCTTTGAGTCATAAAGATACAATCTAATTCAATTTCCGATTTCAGATCCAAAATGTTTATTGATTATAATCATTGAGCGTGGGAAAGATAAGGGCATGGAGCGTTTTTTCGCGCTCCATGCGGTTATGCGCGGTGCCGAGGGTGTTGGAAAACCCGTAGGTTTTTCAACTTCCGAAGGAACATGGAGTTATAAGACGGAAACCGCAATAAACCGATAATTACCTTAATCATCAAATAACGGTCAAATAAGCTGTTGCCTATGTTTATAGGGTTCATCAGTATTGTCAATCATTATGATAGAATAGCTGTCAAATAAGATTAAGAATTATGTCGGCATTTTTAATGTCAAGTTTTTTGCGCAAAAAACTTGACTTGTTGCCTTTAGTTACTTTTCGGAAGAAAAAATTGAATGGGTAGTTTGTGAATAAACTAAGCGATACTATACTGTAACCCTTTTACCTTGCGGGCAGTTAAGAAGCCCGCAAGGTAAAAGGGTTACATGCAAAATGCAACTAAAGTTATCAGTACTTATTAAAATATGTCCAGTTTTTTAACAAATAAACTGGACATTTTAAATACCTTTGTATAAATAGTTTCCAATGAAAACCTCTGAATACATTGAAGATAAGATTAATAAGTTGCCCAAAGGGTATGTATTCACCTATATGGATTTTATGAATGAGGTGACTAGGAGGGAAGCCATCATTAAACATCTGAATAGAATGGCTGCTTCTCGTAAGATAAACAAGCTATCCAAGGGGAAATACTTCAAGCCGCAAGAAACCGTATTTGGTACGTTGTTGCCAGACCAACACCAGATTGTAAAAGACTTATTGGAAGAAGATGGCAAACTTGTCGGATATATTACGGGGTATAGCGTTTATAATTCCCTCGGACTTACCACACAAGTAAGTAGCACGATACAGATAGGCAAACGGGAGATACGCCCCTCTTTTAAAAGAGGGCGTTTTAGAATTTCGTTCATCAAACAGAAGAATACCATAAATAAGGAAAATATTCCTTTACTACGATTGTTGGATGCCATACGCTACATCAAGAAAATACCCGATACCACCATTGAGAAAAGCTGTATTCGATTGATGGCATTATTGCACGAATTGAAAACCAGCGAAAAAATAAAGCTAATAAAATTGGCTTTTAAATATTCTCCAGCAACCAGAGCTTTATTAGGTGCATTGCTAAGCGAGATGGGTTGCAAGGCAGTGCCTGAACTGAGAGACCTTCAAGATAGTTTAAACCCAATAACAGTTTATAACCTTGAAATTCCTGAAAAGGTGTTGTCAAATGCTAAATACTGGAATATAAAATGAAGCTGCACGAGAACGAACAACTTTTCAGGCAAGCGGTACAAGCAACCGCACAACGGATGGGTATTTTAGATATCTACATCGAAAAGGACTATTGGGTATGCTATGCCTTAAAACTGATCTTTGATAGTGCAATCAAAGATGAAGTCATATTTAAGGGCGGCACGGCCTTGTCAAAGTGTTATAAATTCATCGAACGTTTTTCCGAGGATATTGATCTAGTCGTATTGCGCAGGGAAGAAGAAACAGGGAACCAACTAAAGACGAAGCTCAAAAAAATTACTAAGGAAATAACCGCGCCATTCGTAGAGGTAGAAATGGAAGGGATTACCAACAAAATGGGAATGATTCGAAAGATAGCATATAACTACCCCAAAATTTTTAAAGGAAATTACGGACAGGTACGAGATGCCATTATCATAGAAGCAACATGGTTGGGCCATTTTGAACCATTCACTAAGCGAGTCCTGAATACCTATATCTATGATATGATGAATGCCACCAACCAAATGACATTGGCGGAAGAATATAACCTACTGCCTTTTGAAGTACTTGTATTGGATTCTCGTAGGACGCTTTGTGAAAAGATAATGAGTTTAGTTCGGTTTTCATATACTGAAAAACCAATTATCGACTTGAATGCTAAAATCAGGCATGTGTATGATATTCATCAATTATTAAAGGATGAAACGGTGCAAGGGTTTTTTACTTCGGATGCCTTTGATACGATGCTTTTAAAAGTAGCTCATGATGACGTACAAAGTTTTAAGAACAACAACGATTGGTTAAAACACCACCCAAAAAAAGCGTTGATTTTTAAAGAACTTGAAGAAACGTGGAACCAACTTAAAGACACCTATCAGAATGACTTTAAGTTTTTGGTTTATGGGGAGTTGCCAAAAGAGGAAAGCGTATTGAAAGTAATTATTAAGGTTTCTGAGAGATTGGAAAAAGTAAAATGGTCAATATTGCTAAAATAAAACAATGAACTTTCAACTCTAATGGTTTTATTCTCGTACTTGTATTTACTTTAATATTATGACCAAACCACGCTACCTAACCAAATCAAGATTTAAATTGGCACTGAGCTGCCCTACCAAACTGTTTTATGCAAATAAGACAGATTATGAAAATACAAGTAAAACCGATACTTTTTTGGAGGCTTTGGCCCAAGGTGGTTTCCAAGTAGAAGAATTAGCACGAATGGAATACCCCAAAGGTGTTGCCATTCTAGGAAGGGATTGGGATTATGATACATTAGTAGCTAGAACAAATGAATTACTAAAACAAGAAAATGTTGTCATTTTTGAACCAGCTTTTCTAGTAAACGGACTATTCATCCGGGTTGATATTTTAGTAAAACATGGTTCTGAAATTCAGCTAATTGAAGTCAAATCAAAATCAGTTGATAGTACTTTACATCAGAGCTTTATTACAAAAAGAGGTGGATTAAGTTGGCTAGAATATTTGTACGATGTGGCCTTCCAAAAATATGTAATACAAAAATGTTATCCCGCTTGGAATGTAACGCCATATCTTAACCTAGTTGATAAATCTAAATTAACTTCTGTTGATGGCTTAAATCAAAAGTTTAAGATTGTTCAGAACTCGGAAATGAGAACAGGAATATTAAAAGCTGAGGGACTTACCAAAATGGATATTGGCAATCCAATTTTGTGTTTGATAAATGTTTCTCAAGAGATTCAATTGATATTTGATGAGAACCCAGCATTTAATAGTGAATCTTTTGAAGATAGTATTACTAATTTCAAAGAACATTACGCAAACGATATAAAAATACAAACACCTATTGGTAAGCATTGTGATGGTTGTGAGTTTCATTGCGATGGTATCGATAAAAATTTAAAAAGTGGTTTTCACGAGTGCTGGATGTCTCAGCTTTCAATTTCAAAAACCCGTGTCGATGCACCAAAAGTGTATGAAGTTTGGAATTTTCGTGGAAGTAAAAAACTTATGGATGAGGGTGTCTATTTTATGGATGAAATTCAAGAATATCAAATAGAGATAGAACCAGAAGCTGGTATTATAAGTAATTCAGAACGACGATGGTTACAGATTGAAAAGACAAAACAAAATAGCAGCGAGCCATTTGTAGAATTGGATGGGTTAAAAATTGAAATGGCGAAATGGATTTATCCATTGAATTTTATTGATTTTGAAACTACAGCGGTAGCTATTCCGTTTACGGCGGGCAGACACCCCTATGAACAGCTAGCATTTCAGTTTAGTCATCATATTTTTTTTGAAGATGGTCGAATCGAACATTTCAATGAGTATCTTGATACAACCGTAGGCCACTTCCCAAATTTTGATTTCATAAGAGCTCTAAAGAAAACACTGTCTATAAATGAGGGTAGTATTTTTCGATATCACAACCATGAAAATATTATTTTAAATAAGATTCATGAACAACTTTTGGCAAGTTCAGAGTCAGATAAAGAAGAACTAATCGACTTTATTGAAAATATAAGCCATAATACCGATAGTTCGAGCAAAAAGTGGTGTGGCGATAGAGATATGATCGATTTGTATCAAGTAATTAAAAACTACTATTTTAACCCCGCGATGAATGGTAGTTTGTCCATAAAGGCGGTTCTACCTGCTATTTTAAATACAAGTCATTTTATTAAGAAAAAGTGCCAAAACGATATAGGCTCTATTAACATTACCTCTAAAAACTTTCCGCCTGATTACATATTTCTACACTTGGAAAATGGAAATGCAATAAACCCATATGCAGCACTTCCTCCAGTTTACGAAGACTGGACGCAGGACCAATTAGAAAATGCTTTAACAGGCGTTGGTATAATTTCCGATGGTGGGGCGGCTCTTACGGCCTATGCAAAATTGCAATTTGAAGATGTTTCTGTTGAAGAAAGAGGTGTCTTGGAAAATGCTCTCCTTCGTTATTGTGAACTCGACACCCTAGCTATGGTTATGATTTTTGAGCATTTTAAGGAGCTGGTCTAGAGTAGTTGCTATTTTCATGGATTAATTCCGCAGTCATTTGATTGATTTTTCCTTCAATCAGAAAAATACTTTATTTTTAGAGACCTAAACAATCCTAACCAATCAGATGATTCTACTACAAGATTTAGTACTTAAGAAGTGCCTCATACATCCAGGCCAACAATCTTTCAGAAAGGTTTACAATGAATGTGCTAATAGCTTTTTAAGCTTATGTTAGACCAATCATTTTCAGCGAAGAACTTTAGAATCATATTTGACATCTCAAATAGAAACGGCTTTTTTGTAGAAGATAAATTGAGTTTAAGTTCAATAAGAAAAGTAACCGAGGAGATTAAGGTTTATGGCAACCTAGCAAAAAGCTATAATAAATCTGGAAATAAAGTACTTGCTCATTTTTTTAATGAAGTAAAGGAGCAGTTGAGAGAAGTAAGGAATGTTGAAATTGATAATGTACTTGAAGAAATCAGCTTAATAATATCACAGAGCGATTTTAAAATCGAATTGAAACAAATTAAAATCCCTGGAGGAAAAGATTTGTATACCATTACAAATAAGCCTGAGTATTTCTTTGCAATAAAGCAGGCTCAATTTAACATTTCAAGACTGTTTGGAGTAAAACAATCTAATCGTCATAGCATAGTTGAACAGCTATTCACATTACTTAATGACAAGTTTCCCAAGACTGTTATTAGAACAGACATATCTAGCTTTTACGAATCCATAGACCATGAATCTTTAGCAAAGCATATAAATCATGATAATTTGCTATCCCCAAAATCTAGAAAGATAATAAACAGTATTCTTAGGAGCTACAAGGTTCTCTCCGGCTCAAATAAAGGCGTACCTCGTGGGATAGGGGTAAGCGCATATTTATCAGAATTATTTATGCGTAGAATTGATCAAACCATTAGAAGTATTCCGGGTGTTACATATTATGCCAGATTTGTTGATGACATTGTGGTAATTTTTACTCCAAATCCAAATGAACCAGGCAGAGTATATCTAAATGAAGTGAAATATGCTATCGAAAAAAATAGTTCCATAAGAACGAATCCTGCTAAAACTTTTCCACTTTCCATTGTTGATTTAAGCATCAAACACAATTTTGAATTTTTAGGATACGAATTTATCATACAACATGGCAAAGTAAAGACCAAGCTGACATCAGCCAAGTTTGATAAACTGGAAAAAAGAACTGAACTGGCATTTGACCACTATGTAAATTTTTCAAAAGTTAACAAAAAGGAAGCAAGAAAAATACTTGTGAAACGGATTAGGTTTTTAACTGGCAATACTAGATTGGCCAACAATAAGGCAAAAATTTTAATTGGTATTTATTATTCAAATAGTTCTCTTACAGAAATGGGGCAAATCAAAAGGTTAAATGCAAGACTAAAAAGGCAAATAAATACACGAATTACATCTGTATCGCTCAAAAAAAGACTAAATAGGTATGATTTCATAGACAGTTTTGAGAACAGGAATTTCTCTTCTTTCAGTTCCGATGAACTAAAAGCAATAATGCAAATTTGGAAATAAATGCCAAAGAGTAAAAAGAATATTACAAACAAAAAGGAAAGAGCGGTATTATCCGATATTTTACCCTTTGAAACACCTGCAACATTTTCAAATCGATATTTTTATGACTTTTTGATATCAAATGGTATCGAACTGAGGGGGAATGTGTTGACTTGGAGAAGTGGAAATCAGACTTTAAATAAAATCGTCAAATTAATATTTGCTCTTGGTCCTAAAGAGATTGCGAATGAAACGGATGGAAAAATAACTTTGTCCCCAGGCGCACTTAAAGCAATACCTTTTCACTACAAAATTTCACATAAACAAAAGGAATTTCGGGAGCTTACCGTTGTTCATCCAAAAAATCAACTAGCGGTTATTGAGTTTTATGACTTATGCAAGGAGTTAATTCTTTACTATTGCGATGAGAGCAAATTCTCTATAAGGAAACCATTTAAAACGGCTAAATTCACTTATTTCAAGGATAGACTTCACTACGATAAATTGGCTCAAGATCACGAAGTGGTTGGGGTCGAGGAGTTTGACAAGGAATACGAAAATTTGAAAACATTTTTTTCGTACAAAGAAATTAGTAACATTCATAAATTTTATGAATCCTATAAATATCATCGGTGCGAGAAAAAGTATAAAAACCTCTTCAAGTTTGACATATCAAAATGTTTCGATAGTATATATTCTCACTCTATTACTTGGGCATTGCTAGATAAGGATATGGTTAAAGATGAAATACCAATTTCAAAGCTAACATTTGGGGGCAAATTTGACAGGTTAATGCAAGATTTAAATTATGGAGAGACAAACGGTATTGTCATTGGCCCTGAGTTTTCTAGAATTTTTGCTGAAATTATACTACAGAAAATTGATAAAACGGTTCAGTTAAAGCTTTCGAATAGAAACGAACCAATAATTTTCAGAAAGGATTATGAAGTTTTCAGATATGTTGACGACTACTTTATTTTTTATAATGATGTATACGTTAAAGAAGAGGTACTTGGGCTTTTTAGATTACATCTAAGAGATTACAAATTAGGACTGAATGAGGGAAAATCGGAAGAGTACAAAAAGCCAATACTAACAGGAATAACCGCTGCCAAGGTCGGAATAGTCAAGCTTCTAGATAAAAAAATGTCTTTTAAGTCTAAACAAGAGACAAGTTCCCTTGCCAATGATTCTGACGATAATATTCTAACTTTTTATGTCAGTTCTAGTACTTTAATTACTGAGTTTAAAATTATTTTAAAGTCAGCAGACATTAATTACAAGGATATTCAAAACTTTACACTTGGCTGTATTGACAACAAAGTAATAAGCTTTATTCATCTTTGCTCCGATACTGTTCAAAACGAGAAACAATTAGGAAAGGTCTTTTTGGAAATTCTAGATTTTGCATTCTTCGTTTATGCGGTCACTCCACGAGTAAACAGCACAATTAAATTGTGTTCAATATTGAGTAAGGTTATTCAATTTGCGAAACTTAATTTAAACTCGGATTTAAAGAACCGAATATTTAAGAAAATTTATGATGAGATATTTTTGGTGCTCAAAAAATCAAGAATTCAAGAGCATGTTCAAATTGAGACATTATATCTTCTTATTACACTTAATGATTTAGGTAGAGATTATCGACTGGAAGAAGAGGTTCTGTGTTTTTATTTTTGCATCGATTTGTCAAAGAAAAAGTGCAATTATGAATTGCACTACTTTACAATCACGGTATTGCTATTTTATTTAGGTAACAAAGCCAGATATGTGAAAACGAAAAAGATTTTAGAAAATTATATTTTGGAACTAATGTCCAATGTCTCAAAAGAAAATAGATTTAGAAAAACAGAACTGATCTTATTGTTTTTCGATTTGTTAAGCTGTCCCTATATTGATAGAGTATTTAAAAACAAGCTATTTTTACTTTTTGGGATTCCGTCTACTCAGGGAAGGCTCAGGACTAGTATTATTAATTATAGAAAGTATTGGTTTACTAAATGGGATAACTTTAATTTTGGGAAAGAGTTAGAGGCTAAAAAAAGCCAAGAAGTGTACTAAAAATATACGCTCCGCTCAAATAAATGACTCTTTCGAGGGTTCACACACAAGCGTTCTATTTGACCTTCGATAAAAGAAGATTAAATATAAAGAAGCAGCCTGAGCGGGCTGTTTTTTTATGGTTATTTATAGTGACGGAATTAAAGGTTGTAATTGCCTAGATAATTTCAGTCCCAAATCTTACCCCAAAACTTTGCGCGTGGATCCTGTCCGGTTTTTGTAGTGATTCCGGCAGATTAGCGTGAAGCAAAAACCGGATAGGGCGCACCCTACTTTTTGCTTTGGGGTTTTAGCCATTCTTTATAGAGTTCGCTGGCCTCTGGGCTTGCCTCGAAGAAAGCCCTGAAATGCCCGACCGCCTTTTCTTCTCCCTGTCCATAAGCTTCCTGCTTTATTTCAGGGATTCGGGAGACTTTATAAATGGAGAATCCTAGCACCAAAATTACGCAAACCATTAACCCCACGAACAATTTGACTGCCCATTTCGGAAAAGTCATGGACTTTTTTATATAGTAGACCACGTTACCCATTAGTTTGTGTTGGTCATCAATGGCTTTCTTTTGGTCGTCATTGTAACGTCGTAGGATAAAGTCAATGTCCGTGGTGTCGGGCTTGATTTTATAGTTTCTCAAAAAAGCTTGCATCTCTTCTAAGCGACTTATCGAGTTTTCGAATTCCTTGATTTCCTCTGTTAGCAATTCTGCTATTTCGTCTAGTTTTGCCATAATATTAAATTTCCATTCCTAATCCAATTGTTTTCTTAACAGCCAA encodes:
- the drt3b gene encoding antiviral reverse transcriptase Drt3b, giving the protein MPKSKKNITNKKERAVLSDILPFETPATFSNRYFYDFLISNGIELRGNVLTWRSGNQTLNKIVKLIFALGPKEIANETDGKITLSPGALKAIPFHYKISHKQKEFRELTVVHPKNQLAVIEFYDLCKELILYYCDESKFSIRKPFKTAKFTYFKDRLHYDKLAQDHEVVGVEEFDKEYENLKTFFSYKEISNIHKFYESYKYHRCEKKYKNLFKFDISKCFDSIYSHSITWALLDKDMVKDEIPISKLTFGGKFDRLMQDLNYGETNGIVIGPEFSRIFAEIILQKIDKTVQLKLSNRNEPIIFRKDYEVFRYVDDYFIFYNDVYVKEEVLGLFRLHLRDYKLGLNEGKSEEYKKPILTGITAAKVGIVKLLDKKMSFKSKQETSSLANDSDDNILTFYVSSSTLITEFKIILKSADINYKDIQNFTLGCIDNKVISFIHLCSDTVQNEKQLGKVFLEILDFAFFVYAVTPRVNSTIKLCSILSKVIQFAKLNLNSDLKNRIFKKIYDEIFLVLKKSRIQEHVQIETLYLLITLNDLGRDYRLEEEVLCFYFCIDLSKKKCNYELHYFTITVLLFYLGNKARYVKTKKILENYILELMSNVSKENRFRKTELILLFFDLLSCPYIDRVFKNKLFLLFGIPSTQGRLRTSIINYRKYWFTKWDNFNFGKELEAKKSQEVY
- a CDS encoding DUF6730 family protein translates to MAKLDEIAELLTEEIKEFENSISRLEEMQAFLRNYKIKPDTTDIDFILRRYNDDQKKAIDDQHKLMGNVVYYIKKSMTFPKWAVKLFVGLMVCVILVLGFSIYKVSRIPEIKQEAYGQGEEKAVGHFRAFFEASPEASELYKEWLKPQSKK